In Archangium violaceum, the following are encoded in one genomic region:
- a CDS encoding molecular chaperone DnaJ, producing the protein MAKGGQTPRDPASPRMQAAWKLKDSGDVVAARREAERILADTPEPEDKAQAEELLRRATTPPALYGFAALSAFILVLLVVLAATRY; encoded by the coding sequence ATGGCGAAAGGCGGACAGACGCCGAGAGACCCTGCCTCCCCCCGGATGCAGGCGGCATGGAAGCTCAAGGACTCGGGGGATGTGGTGGCCGCGCGACGCGAGGCCGAGCGCATCCTGGCCGACACTCCCGAGCCCGAGGACAAGGCCCAGGCCGAGGAGCTCCTGCGCCGCGCCACCACGCCCCCTGCCCTCTACGGCTTCGCCGCTCTGTCCGCCTTCATCCTCGTGCTGCTCGTGGTCCTCGCCGCCACGCGCTACTAG
- a CDS encoding DUF4159 domain-containing protein yields MPARPLSRRHLLLGGAALVPLLAGRASAFGEKSRFIPAVARHGGRWDARLSGLRRIAWEVQRRTSVEVVPDARPFSLSSADLFEYPFLYLGSDGGFPPFSNAEVENLRRYLTFGGFLLADANDASDGDGFDASFRRELARVLPQSPLTPVPSSHVVFKSFFLLDSAPGRLLNKPQLLSANIGKRAAVMYSQNDVAGAWSRSEAGDYEFDVSPGGEPQRELAIRLGINLCMYALCLDYKDDAVHLPLILNKRR; encoded by the coding sequence ATGCCCGCGCGCCCCCTCAGCCGACGACACCTCTTGCTCGGCGGTGCGGCGCTCGTCCCGCTGCTGGCCGGACGTGCGTCCGCTTTCGGAGAGAAGAGCCGTTTCATCCCCGCCGTTGCCCGGCACGGCGGCCGGTGGGACGCCCGACTGTCTGGACTCCGACGCATCGCGTGGGAGGTACAACGGCGCACCTCGGTGGAGGTGGTGCCGGACGCTCGCCCCTTCTCCCTGTCGAGCGCGGACCTCTTCGAGTACCCCTTCCTCTACCTGGGGAGCGATGGGGGCTTCCCGCCCTTCAGCAACGCCGAGGTGGAGAACCTGCGCCGCTATCTCACCTTTGGCGGCTTCCTCCTGGCGGACGCCAACGACGCCAGCGACGGGGACGGCTTCGATGCCAGCTTCCGGCGCGAGCTGGCGCGGGTGCTGCCGCAGAGCCCGCTGACCCCGGTGCCCTCCAGCCACGTGGTCTTCAAGAGCTTCTTCCTGTTGGACTCGGCGCCGGGACGGTTGCTCAACAAACCACAGTTGCTGTCGGCCAACATCGGCAAGAGGGCGGCGGTGATGTACTCGCAGAACGACGTGGCGGGTGCTTGGAGCCGCAGCGAGGCGGGAGACTACGAGTTCGACGTCTCCCCGGGCGGCGAGCCGCAGCGCGAGCTGGCCATCCGGTTGGGCATCAACCTGTGCATGTACGCGCTCTGCCTGGACTACAAGGACGACGCCGTCCACCTGCCGCTCATCCTCAACAAGCGCCGCTGA
- a CDS encoding glutamine amidotransferase produces the protein MDTTPFNAWKLVSLSPLPVWALVLLGVGVALGVGLAAWGVRREPSRLRRWPLWLLRAGAGLAALFFLLEPGIRNLQVARMKNRVAVLVDRSASMNFPVEPGGMTRSAQAAAFLEKAAPGLAALQDRYTVEVYGFDPELSPTSAETLAKEPARAGTSDLLSALRSVGAGAQGSKKLAGVLMVSDGADNVELAGGAVGRARAALADLGVPVSTFLVGKEALKDLAVERVKVDDFAFVRNSITVEVQVHGRGFSGQDVPVVLKQEGKVVASKTVRFESSDDVKPVGFTFTPDQTGRFVYTVSMPVYPDEAVGDNNTRSFVLKVIRDRVRVLLVVGRPSWDERFLRGLLRQDANVDLVSFYILRTMSDDPGVVSQERELSLIPFPMEEIFDTKLDTFDVVIFQNFGYTDTSLSIAQYERNLERYVHNGGALVMIGGDSVLGEGRANMPTLYESLPVEGAGPANPEPFKVRLTPEGMRHPVTAMASGGASTETAWAELPAIPGANLTRAKPGATVLMDHPFMTVDGKNAPLVAVWDYGRGRAMVVATDASWYWAFTAHKEGSPSRTYDRFWGNALRWLVRDPDLTTLNVTADPPSVEPGKPVGVVVSSRTSDYQPAQDAQVRVELVSVDTQKPVAVQVGQTGPDGVVRLEFAPPAPGPYKLVATAKKGETDLGKGEDAVAVRAVGPELSDASVRPELMEQIARYTKGKAFRLPMSGLPDDVPLLDPPVVEVGRAKDRPLWDRWYYLVALVGLLGAEWFLRRRFGYV, from the coding sequence ATGGACACCACACCCTTCAATGCCTGGAAGCTCGTCAGCCTCTCGCCGCTGCCCGTATGGGCGCTGGTGCTGCTGGGGGTGGGGGTGGCGCTCGGAGTGGGGTTGGCGGCATGGGGCGTGAGGCGCGAGCCCTCGCGGCTGCGGCGCTGGCCGTTGTGGCTGCTGCGCGCGGGGGCGGGGCTGGCGGCGCTCTTCTTCCTGCTGGAGCCGGGCATCCGCAACCTGCAGGTGGCGCGGATGAAGAACCGGGTGGCGGTGCTGGTGGACCGCTCGGCCTCGATGAACTTCCCGGTGGAGCCTGGGGGCATGACGCGCTCGGCGCAGGCGGCCGCCTTCCTGGAGAAGGCCGCGCCGGGGCTGGCGGCGTTGCAGGACCGGTACACGGTGGAGGTGTACGGCTTCGACCCGGAGCTGTCGCCCACCTCGGCCGAGACGCTGGCGAAGGAGCCGGCGCGTGCGGGCACGTCGGACCTGCTGTCGGCGCTGCGCTCGGTGGGCGCGGGGGCGCAGGGCTCGAAGAAGCTGGCGGGCGTGCTGATGGTGAGCGACGGCGCGGACAACGTGGAGCTGGCGGGAGGGGCGGTGGGCCGGGCGCGCGCGGCGCTGGCGGACCTGGGCGTGCCGGTGTCGACCTTCCTCGTGGGGAAGGAGGCGTTGAAGGACCTGGCCGTGGAGCGGGTGAAGGTGGATGACTTCGCCTTCGTGCGCAACTCCATCACGGTGGAGGTGCAGGTGCACGGCCGGGGCTTCTCGGGGCAGGACGTGCCGGTGGTGCTGAAGCAGGAAGGCAAGGTGGTGGCGAGCAAGACGGTGCGCTTCGAGTCCTCGGACGACGTGAAGCCGGTGGGCTTCACGTTCACGCCGGACCAGACGGGGCGCTTCGTCTACACGGTGAGCATGCCCGTGTATCCGGACGAGGCGGTGGGGGACAACAACACCCGCTCGTTCGTGCTGAAGGTGATTCGAGACCGCGTGCGCGTGTTGCTGGTGGTGGGCCGGCCCTCGTGGGACGAGCGCTTCCTGCGAGGCCTGTTGCGCCAGGATGCGAACGTGGACCTGGTGTCCTTCTACATCCTGCGGACGATGTCGGACGATCCGGGCGTGGTGAGCCAGGAGCGCGAGCTGTCGCTGATTCCCTTCCCGATGGAGGAGATCTTCGACACGAAGCTGGACACGTTCGACGTCGTCATCTTCCAGAACTTCGGCTACACGGACACGTCGCTGTCGATTGCCCAGTACGAGCGCAACCTGGAGCGCTACGTGCACAACGGCGGGGCGCTGGTGATGATTGGCGGGGACAGCGTGCTGGGCGAGGGCCGAGCGAACATGCCCACGCTGTACGAGTCCTTGCCGGTGGAGGGCGCGGGCCCGGCGAATCCAGAGCCCTTCAAGGTGCGGCTGACGCCCGAGGGCATGCGTCACCCGGTGACGGCGATGGCCTCTGGCGGGGCGAGCACGGAGACGGCATGGGCGGAGCTGCCGGCGATTCCGGGGGCGAACCTGACGAGGGCGAAGCCTGGGGCGACGGTGCTGATGGACCACCCGTTCATGACGGTGGACGGGAAGAACGCGCCGCTGGTGGCGGTGTGGGACTACGGGCGGGGCCGGGCGATGGTGGTGGCGACGGACGCGAGCTGGTACTGGGCGTTCACGGCGCACAAGGAAGGCTCGCCGAGCCGCACGTATGACCGGTTCTGGGGCAACGCGCTGCGCTGGCTGGTGAGGGATCCGGACCTGACGACGCTGAACGTGACGGCGGATCCACCGTCGGTGGAGCCTGGGAAGCCGGTGGGGGTGGTGGTGTCGTCGAGGACGTCGGACTACCAGCCGGCGCAGGACGCGCAGGTGCGGGTGGAACTGGTGTCGGTGGACACGCAGAAGCCGGTGGCGGTGCAGGTGGGGCAGACGGGACCGGACGGGGTGGTGCGGCTGGAGTTCGCGCCGCCGGCACCGGGCCCATACAAGCTGGTGGCGACGGCGAAGAAGGGCGAAACGGACCTGGGGAAGGGCGAGGACGCGGTGGCGGTGCGAGCGGTGGGTCCGGAGCTGTCGGACGCGTCGGTGCGGCCGGAGCTGATGGAGCAGATCGCCAGATACACGAAGGGCAAGGCGTTCCGGCTGCCGATGAGTGGGCTGCCGGATGACGTGCCGCTGTTGGATCCACCGGTGGTGGAGGTGGGTCGGGCGAAGGATCGGCCGTTGTGGGATCGCTGGTACTACCTGGTGGCGCTGGTGGGGCTGCTGGGAGCGGAGTGGTTCCTGCGCCGCCGTTTCGGGTACGTGTGA
- a CDS encoding GNAT family N-acetyltransferase: MDTLVTSAIDTERLTMRCPRREDFEEALAMWGDPKVTRYIGGKPSTREEMWSRLLRYVGHWQLMGFGFWVVREKSTGRFVGEVGLADFRRDIEPSFGGSKEAGWALAPWAHGKGFATEAVRAALTWAEGRFGPERVVCIIDPGNEASIKVANKCGFREFSRGTYKGEPTLMFERLPRAR, encoded by the coding sequence TTGGACACTCTCGTTACTTCCGCCATCGACACCGAGCGCCTCACGATGCGCTGCCCGCGACGCGAGGACTTCGAGGAAGCCCTCGCCATGTGGGGAGATCCGAAGGTCACCCGATACATCGGCGGCAAGCCGTCCACCCGCGAGGAGATGTGGTCCCGCCTGCTGCGCTACGTGGGCCACTGGCAATTGATGGGGTTCGGGTTCTGGGTGGTGCGCGAGAAGAGCACGGGCCGGTTCGTCGGCGAGGTGGGCCTCGCGGACTTCCGACGGGACATCGAGCCCTCATTCGGCGGGTCCAAGGAGGCGGGATGGGCCCTGGCTCCGTGGGCACACGGAAAGGGGTTCGCCACGGAGGCCGTGCGCGCGGCGCTGACGTGGGCGGAGGGCAGGTTCGGTCCGGAGCGTGTGGTGTGCATCATCGACCCGGGGAACGAGGCGTCCATCAAGGTCGCGAACAAGTGCGGGTTCCGCGAGTTCTCACGCGGCACGTACAAGGGCGAGCCAACGCTGATGTTCGAGAGGCTCCCCAGGGCCAGGTGA
- a CDS encoding ATP-binding protein gives MMRPRTELERLLASDPFDTALRAEYAQQLLEAGEHGTALRQYELLRKQAPAQAAFALGVARCAWKAGDTEAARRAYAEARGLEGFTEDAELAQALGAARVQPSLRVVQGEAPVEPPMAEVVPLSVSGTVRFADIVGMEELKRTIRLRIVEPFLKPGLFARFAKKTGGGLLLYGPPGCGKTLIARAIAGECKATFISVGISDVLNMWMGESERNLAALFEKARGQRPAVLFFDELDALAYSRSKASSEHTRALVNEFLNQLDGMAGNNERILVLAATNMPWDVDNAMKRPGRFDKQVFVPPPDAEARVEMFQQKLRGLPTEAIEPLALAQVTAHASGADIDGIIEEAKERVLADIVERGVERPLTQADLMEAARASQPSTLDWLRTAKNLVKYGGDGAYRDVEAYLKTHRLLV, from the coding sequence ATGATGCGTCCACGCACCGAGCTGGAGCGCCTGCTGGCCTCCGACCCTTTCGACACCGCCCTCCGGGCTGAGTACGCCCAGCAGTTGCTCGAGGCCGGCGAGCACGGCACGGCCCTCCGCCAGTACGAGCTGCTGCGCAAGCAGGCCCCCGCCCAGGCGGCCTTCGCCCTGGGAGTGGCGCGCTGCGCGTGGAAGGCCGGAGACACCGAGGCGGCGCGGCGCGCCTACGCCGAGGCGCGCGGGCTGGAGGGGTTCACCGAGGACGCGGAGCTCGCCCAGGCCCTGGGAGCGGCGCGCGTCCAGCCCAGCCTGCGGGTGGTGCAGGGCGAGGCGCCCGTGGAGCCGCCGATGGCGGAAGTGGTGCCGCTGAGCGTCTCGGGAACGGTGCGCTTCGCCGACATCGTGGGCATGGAGGAGCTCAAGCGCACCATCCGGCTGCGCATCGTGGAGCCGTTCCTCAAGCCGGGGCTCTTCGCGCGCTTCGCCAAGAAGACCGGCGGGGGGCTGCTGCTCTACGGGCCCCCGGGGTGCGGCAAGACGCTCATCGCCCGCGCCATCGCCGGGGAGTGCAAGGCGACCTTCATCTCCGTGGGCATCAGCGACGTGCTCAACATGTGGATGGGCGAGAGCGAGCGGAACCTCGCCGCCCTCTTCGAGAAGGCCCGCGGCCAGCGCCCCGCGGTGCTCTTCTTCGACGAGCTGGATGCGCTCGCCTATTCCCGCTCCAAGGCGAGCAGCGAGCACACCCGCGCGCTGGTGAACGAGTTCCTCAACCAACTGGACGGCATGGCGGGGAACAACGAGCGCATCCTCGTGCTGGCGGCCACCAACATGCCCTGGGACGTGGACAATGCCATGAAGCGCCCGGGCCGCTTCGACAAGCAGGTCTTCGTCCCGCCGCCGGACGCGGAGGCGCGCGTGGAGATGTTCCAGCAGAAGCTGCGCGGACTCCCCACCGAGGCGATCGAGCCGCTCGCGCTGGCTCAGGTGACGGCCCATGCCTCGGGCGCGGACATCGATGGCATCATCGAGGAAGCCAAGGAGCGCGTGCTCGCCGACATCGTGGAGCGCGGCGTGGAGCGCCCCCTCACCCAGGCGGACCTGATGGAGGCCGCGCGCGCCAGCCAGCCCTCCACCCTGGACTGGCTGCGCACCGCGAAGAACCTGGTGAAGTATGGCGGGGACGGCGCCTACCGCGACGTGGAGGCGTACCTCAAGACGCACCGCCTGCTGGTGTGA
- a CDS encoding tetratricopeptide repeat protein has protein sequence MSLAPETSRQVEHLLDVERFDDARRLLASPLREAPDNAELLFLAARVEHGAGRHAEAERWVAEVLGRAPEHTGARVLRFQLLLKARRYAEAEQEVLSLLRELPEEALLYALYARLMLETLHVEKARALVDEALRLDPALELARLLDALVSVVQGRLDGATARVAELVRGSPDTEAVAWALLTVLQSQHRYPEAFQVARELLRARPSDPEALEALVQLRAITHWSSLPIWPLLRFGWGASMVMWGVATFGLLGLRRVAPGLGAALGLAFLLYALYSWVQPPLLRRWLRWRGF, from the coding sequence ATGAGTCTTGCTCCCGAGACCTCCCGCCAGGTCGAGCACCTGCTCGACGTGGAGCGCTTCGACGATGCCCGCCGGCTGCTGGCCTCCCCCCTGCGGGAGGCCCCGGACAACGCGGAGCTGCTCTTCCTTGCCGCACGCGTGGAGCACGGCGCGGGCCGGCACGCGGAGGCCGAGCGCTGGGTCGCCGAGGTGCTGGGGCGCGCGCCGGAGCACACCGGGGCGCGGGTGCTGCGCTTCCAGCTGCTCCTGAAGGCCAGGCGCTACGCGGAGGCCGAGCAGGAGGTGCTCTCCCTGCTGCGCGAGCTGCCCGAGGAGGCGCTCCTCTACGCGCTCTACGCGCGGCTGATGCTGGAGACCCTGCACGTGGAGAAGGCCCGCGCGCTGGTGGACGAGGCGCTGCGGCTGGACCCCGCCCTCGAGTTGGCCCGCCTCCTCGACGCGCTCGTCTCCGTGGTGCAGGGACGGCTCGACGGGGCGACGGCCCGGGTGGCGGAGCTGGTGCGCGGCTCTCCCGATACGGAGGCGGTGGCCTGGGCACTGCTCACCGTTCTGCAGTCGCAGCACCGCTACCCGGAGGCCTTCCAGGTGGCGCGGGAGCTGCTTCGGGCCCGGCCCTCGGACCCGGAGGCGCTGGAGGCGCTGGTGCAGCTGCGCGCCATCACGCACTGGAGCTCGCTGCCGATCTGGCCCCTGCTGCGCTTCGGCTGGGGAGCGAGCATGGTGATGTGGGGGGTAGCCACCTTCGGGCTGCTGGGGCTGCGCCGGGTGGCCCCCGGCCTGGGAGCCGCGCTGGGGCTGGCGTTCCTGCTCTACGCCCTCTACTCCTGGGTTCAACCGCCGCTGCTGCGCCGATGGCTTCGCTGGAGAGGATTCTAG
- a CDS encoding glutathione S-transferase family protein encodes MKLYFAPRTRAVRPRWLLEELGVPYELVKLELTRQENNPPEYLAVHPLGEVPALVDGEVTLLESLAICLYLADRFPEKQLAPPMGSAERGPYYQWMAFAEVSLDPAVMAFYWHAQLPEEKKASAHANEELARHGTRLEAVLDLLDMGLGGSEFLVGGAFTAADVVMASILHLAHTLKLLDGHPRLVEYVKRHVQRPAVRRAVSG; translated from the coding sequence ATGAAGCTCTACTTTGCCCCCAGAACCCGAGCAGTCCGTCCCCGATGGCTGCTGGAGGAGCTCGGGGTGCCCTACGAGCTGGTCAAGCTCGAGCTCACCCGACAGGAGAACAACCCCCCCGAATACCTGGCGGTGCATCCTCTGGGCGAAGTCCCCGCCTTGGTGGATGGGGAAGTCACGCTGCTCGAGTCCCTGGCCATCTGCCTCTACCTGGCCGACCGGTTCCCGGAGAAGCAGCTGGCGCCGCCGATGGGTTCCGCGGAGCGCGGCCCCTATTATCAATGGATGGCCTTCGCCGAGGTGAGCCTCGATCCCGCGGTGATGGCCTTCTACTGGCACGCGCAGCTGCCCGAGGAGAAGAAGGCCAGCGCGCACGCGAATGAAGAACTCGCCAGGCACGGGACCCGCCTCGAGGCCGTGCTCGACCTCCTCGACATGGGCCTCGGCGGCAGTGAATTCCTGGTGGGAGGGGCTTTCACCGCCGCCGATGTGGTGATGGCCTCCATCCTCCACCTGGCACACACGCTGAAGCTGCTCGACGGGCATCCGCGGCTGGTGGAGTACGTCAAGCGCCACGTGCAACGCCCGGCGGTGCGGAGGGCCGTCTCGGGATGA
- a CDS encoding LysR substrate-binding domain-containing protein, with protein sequence MLNLNDLVLFVAAVEHGGFAAAARRLGVPKATISKRVAELEASLNARLIHRTSRSFTLTEVGRDFHEHARAVLIEAEAAEQVVRRRVAEPGGTVRLTASVPTAQLYLAEQLPKLARTYPKLRVHLDVTDRFVDVVQEGYDIAVRSHFAPLPASGLVQRQLVSEPIILVAAPGYLAAREPLERPEHLGRHDGLVNAPGSTGWRLRGSADERVEISPITVMVANESTVLLGAAKAGLGVACLPESFCRASLRSGELVRVLPEWEAGTVTTTLLMPHRRGQLPGVRATVDFLIESLSVMHEKDGRPVEGETRRPA encoded by the coding sequence ATGCTCAACCTCAATGACCTGGTGCTCTTCGTGGCCGCGGTCGAACACGGCGGCTTCGCGGCGGCGGCGCGTCGTCTCGGCGTGCCGAAGGCGACCATCAGCAAGCGGGTGGCGGAACTCGAGGCGAGCCTCAATGCCCGGCTCATCCATCGCACCTCGCGCAGCTTCACGCTCACCGAGGTCGGGCGTGATTTCCACGAGCACGCGCGCGCGGTGCTGATCGAAGCGGAGGCCGCCGAGCAGGTGGTGCGCAGGCGCGTCGCCGAGCCTGGCGGTACCGTTCGGCTGACCGCGAGCGTGCCAACGGCACAGCTCTACCTGGCCGAGCAACTGCCGAAGCTCGCGCGCACCTATCCCAAGCTGCGGGTGCATCTGGACGTGACCGATCGTTTCGTGGATGTCGTGCAGGAGGGCTACGACATCGCGGTGCGCTCCCACTTCGCACCGCTTCCAGCCTCGGGTCTGGTACAGCGGCAGCTCGTGAGCGAGCCCATCATCCTCGTGGCCGCACCCGGCTACCTGGCGGCGCGGGAGCCGCTGGAGCGGCCCGAGCATCTCGGGCGCCATGACGGCCTCGTGAACGCGCCGGGCTCGACCGGCTGGCGCCTGCGCGGCTCCGCGGACGAGCGCGTCGAGATCAGCCCGATCACCGTTATGGTGGCCAACGAATCGACCGTGCTGCTGGGAGCCGCTAAGGCCGGTCTCGGCGTGGCCTGTCTGCCCGAGAGCTTCTGTCGTGCGTCCCTGCGATCGGGCGAGTTGGTCCGGGTACTACCCGAGTGGGAGGCGGGGACCGTCACGACGACCCTCCTGATGCCCCACCGGCGCGGCCAGTTGCCCGGCGTTCGGGCGACGGTGGATTTCCTGATCGAGAGTCTCAGCGTGATGCATGAGAAGGATGGAAGGCCTGTTGAAGGCGAGACTCGTCGACCTGCTTGA
- a CDS encoding glutathione S-transferase family protein: MTPILFYGVPSGCSFGSIVALEWLARPYRLCRIEMPGVVTSDTYKHINPIAETPSLMKADGRVISETIAIMNHLGTLGIDRRLAFPQGTHDFDRWNQMLAFLNTTFFGSFSPLWYAYEHELEPEAKKALTAYGRARVQKAHARLEALLGDRPWLLGEHRTLVDAYFIGIARWTEYHHVVDRRAFPNLQRLFEKLEADPAVKFAHAIEQQRPAVSAGGFEGEVRLEEAVAHPSHHQVAAVRITQHP; this comes from the coding sequence GTGACTCCCATCCTCTTCTACGGTGTCCCGTCAGGCTGTTCGTTCGGCTCCATCGTCGCGCTTGAGTGGCTCGCGCGGCCCTATCGGCTTTGCCGCATCGAGATGCCGGGCGTCGTCACGAGCGACACGTACAAGCACATCAACCCCATCGCGGAGACTCCCTCCCTGATGAAGGCCGACGGCAGGGTCATCAGCGAAACCATCGCCATCATGAATCACCTCGGCACGCTCGGTATCGACCGGCGGCTCGCCTTCCCCCAAGGCACTCACGACTTCGACCGCTGGAACCAGATGTTGGCCTTCCTCAACACGACCTTCTTCGGCTCGTTCAGCCCGCTCTGGTATGCCTACGAGCACGAGCTGGAGCCGGAGGCGAAGAAGGCGCTGACCGCTTACGGTCGGGCCAGGGTCCAGAAAGCCCACGCCAGACTCGAGGCCCTGCTCGGCGACCGCCCCTGGCTGCTCGGCGAGCACCGCACCCTGGTGGATGCCTACTTCATCGGCATCGCCCGCTGGACCGAGTACCACCACGTGGTCGACCGCCGTGCATTCCCGAACCTGCAGCGGCTCTTCGAGAAGCTCGAGGCCGATCCGGCCGTGAAGTTCGCCCACGCGATCGAACAGCAGCGGCCGGCCGTCTCGGCGGGTGGCTTCGAAGGCGAGGTTCGTCTCGAAGAAGCGGTGGCACATCCATCCCACCATCAGGTTGCGGCAGTGCGAATCACCCAGCACCCCTGA
- a CDS encoding LysR family transcriptional regulator — protein sequence MSAIDFEVSVPQLRCFIAVVDAGSVAEAGRRLGMSAASVSKALTRLEEGAGVRLLHRSTHALSLTEAGEALLEPAREAVRAAEAFEEAAGQARGSGDAGVVRITAAVGFVRHVLVPMLGELARLHPEIQLDVRATNEILDLADGGIDLAIRSGSLVGLPGHIHQTWFTCPWVICAAPSYLARRPAPRTIAELDEHDLVRFRNPQSGRIQPWPHRTVAGTIGETYQPRARFAFDDGEAVWGTMLAGGGIACVPLYLAAASLRNGAAVEVLADFRGAAASVVMLRRDRRLTPGRLATLMAFLSARAPDFSDLL from the coding sequence ATGAGCGCCATCGACTTCGAGGTCTCCGTTCCGCAGCTGCGATGCTTCATCGCCGTGGTGGACGCCGGCTCGGTCGCCGAGGCCGGTCGCCGCCTCGGGATGTCGGCGGCGAGCGTGTCGAAGGCGCTTACCCGGCTCGAGGAGGGCGCCGGCGTGCGGCTCCTCCACCGGTCGACCCACGCGCTTTCTCTCACCGAGGCCGGAGAGGCGCTGCTCGAGCCGGCGCGCGAGGCCGTGCGCGCGGCGGAGGCCTTCGAGGAAGCGGCCGGGCAGGCCAGAGGCAGCGGCGACGCCGGCGTCGTGCGCATCACCGCGGCGGTGGGGTTCGTCCGGCACGTCCTCGTGCCGATGCTCGGCGAGCTCGCGCGGCTTCATCCCGAGATCCAGCTCGACGTCCGCGCGACGAACGAGATCCTCGATCTTGCCGACGGCGGCATCGACCTCGCGATCCGATCCGGCTCCCTCGTCGGTCTGCCAGGCCACATCCATCAAACCTGGTTCACGTGCCCGTGGGTGATCTGCGCCGCGCCGAGCTACCTCGCCCGGCGACCCGCGCCGCGGACGATCGCGGAGCTCGACGAGCACGACCTCGTCAGGTTCCGGAACCCCCAGAGCGGACGGATCCAGCCGTGGCCCCACCGGACGGTGGCCGGCACGATCGGGGAGACCTACCAGCCACGGGCGCGGTTCGCGTTCGACGACGGCGAAGCCGTCTGGGGTACGATGCTCGCGGGCGGCGGCATCGCATGCGTCCCGCTCTACCTCGCGGCCGCCTCGCTCCGGAACGGCGCGGCAGTCGAGGTCCTCGCTGATTTCCGCGGCGCCGCCGCGAGCGTGGTCATGCTGCGCCGGGATCGCCGGCTGACGCCCGGTCGCCTCGCCACGCTGATGGCCTTCCTGAGCGCGCGCGCCCCGGACTTCTCCGATCTCCTCTGA
- a CDS encoding DUF1330 domain-containing protein, whose product MIAFTPADLDRFLREDDGAPVVMLNLLRFRPDGGRERYFEYLQLAGPLVARYGAEILYAGDGTTPLAAEPGQAWDTVALVRYPSRRAFADMLADPEYAVADPVRMSALSEAVLQPTRSILPA is encoded by the coding sequence ATGATTGCGTTCACTCCCGCCGATCTCGATCGCTTCCTCCGCGAGGACGACGGCGCGCCGGTCGTCATGCTCAACCTGCTCCGCTTCCGCCCCGACGGCGGACGGGAGCGTTACTTCGAATACCTGCAGCTGGCGGGTCCGCTCGTCGCGCGCTACGGCGCGGAGATCCTCTACGCGGGCGACGGCACGACGCCGCTCGCGGCGGAGCCGGGCCAGGCCTGGGACACCGTCGCCCTGGTCCGCTATCCGAGCCGGCGCGCCTTCGCGGACATGCTCGCCGATCCGGAGTACGCGGTCGCTGATCCCGTGCGCATGTCGGCGCTCTCGGAGGCGGTCCTGCAGCCCACGCGTAGTATCTTGCCGGCCTGA